In Methylocystis echinoides, a genomic segment contains:
- a CDS encoding IS110 family transposase, with the protein MEKASIIGLDLAKRVFQLHGACAIGGVAFRKKLSREKILAFLAEQPRCIVAMEACGSSHHWGRAIQELGHEVRLIPPIYVKPFVKRQKNDAADAEAIAEAASRPTMRFVSVKAQEQQAHAMLFRTRDLLVRQRTQLINALRGHMAEHGVVAPQGSTNVKTLAEAVDDPSTSLPLLVVELARIFLTQISELSEKVVALEKVIAREAECGSQTRRLRTVPGIGPITAIAIETFAPPMEVFRRGRDFAAWLGLVPAQHSTGGKQLLGRTSKMGQRDIRRLLIIGAMAVVRSALRKGAAEGTWLYRMLARKPRRLVAIALANKMARVVWAMLTKGEDYRVPASAPV; encoded by the coding sequence ATGGAAAAGGCTAGCATCATCGGTCTTGATCTTGCAAAGCGTGTCTTTCAGCTCCACGGCGCTTGCGCTATTGGCGGCGTGGCGTTCCGTAAGAAGCTTTCCCGAGAGAAAATCCTTGCCTTTTTGGCCGAGCAGCCTCGCTGCATCGTTGCGATGGAAGCATGCGGGAGCTCACATCACTGGGGACGGGCGATCCAAGAGCTTGGTCATGAGGTTCGCTTGATCCCGCCCATTTACGTCAAACCCTTTGTCAAGCGGCAAAAGAACGACGCTGCCGACGCGGAGGCAATCGCGGAGGCGGCAAGCCGGCCGACCATGCGCTTCGTCTCAGTCAAGGCGCAGGAGCAGCAGGCGCACGCCATGCTATTTCGCACCCGAGACCTGCTCGTTCGCCAGCGCACGCAATTGATCAACGCGCTGCGTGGCCACATGGCCGAACATGGCGTCGTCGCGCCACAAGGATCAACAAACGTAAAAACGCTTGCGGAAGCGGTCGATGATCCTTCAACGTCTCTGCCGCTCCTCGTCGTTGAGTTGGCGCGAATTTTTCTCACGCAAATCAGTGAGCTTTCGGAAAAGGTCGTCGCCCTCGAGAAAGTAATCGCTCGCGAAGCCGAATGCGGCTCGCAGACCCGGCGGCTTCGGACCGTGCCAGGGATCGGGCCAATTACCGCCATAGCGATCGAAACATTCGCCCCTCCGATGGAGGTCTTTCGACGTGGACGGGATTTTGCCGCTTGGCTTGGGCTGGTTCCAGCCCAACACTCTACCGGAGGCAAGCAGCTTCTCGGAAGAACCTCAAAAATGGGGCAACGAGATATTCGACGGTTGCTGATCATTGGTGCGATGGCCGTCGTGCGCAGCGCACTCCGTAAGGGGGCGGCTGAGGGAACGTGGCTTTATCGTATGCTCGCGCGCAAGCCGCGCCGGCTGGTCGCGATTGCGCTTGCCAACAAAATGGCCCGCGTGGTCTGGGCCATGCTCACAAAAGGTGAGGACTATCGAGTTCCTGCGTCTGCACCGGTTTGA
- a CDS encoding DUF2933 domain-containing protein encodes MRFSLPRTPLLLLYGLAAAFLVYWHWRHILDALPFLVVLACPLMHLFMHHGHGHRHDAPPENHRETKID; translated from the coding sequence ATGCGATTTTCACTTCCGCGAACCCCCCTCCTGCTTCTCTACGGACTGGCAGCCGCATTTCTTGTTTATTGGCATTGGCGGCACATTCTTGACGCTCTCCCATTTTTAGTCGTCCTCGCATGCCCGCTGATGCATCTCTTCATGCACCATGGACACGGCCATCGCCACGACGCGCCGCCTGAAAATCACAGAGAAACGAAAATTGACTAG
- a CDS encoding copper-transporting P-type ATPase, giving the protein MGHEHHHPRHHSDPAEHKTHSDLRPSHASSSQSGKGDQSPTPAGEGAIYTCPMHPQIRQVGPGNCPICGMTLEPVIAAVEEGRSAELIDMTQRFWVGLALTIPVFLLEMGGHFFNLHDYISPEESGWVQFALATPVVLWAGWPFFVRGAKSLLTRRLNMFTLIAMGTGVAWTYSVIAAFVPAIFPATFRSAEGAVPLYFEAAAVITVLVLLGQVLELRAREQTGGAIRALLNLAPVTAKRVRDDGSDEEVALDQVSVGDRLRVRPGEKVPVDGALVEGRSSVDESMVTGESMPVTKSVGDTVIGGTLNQTGGFIMRADKVGSDTMLSRIVDMVASAQRSRAPIQRLADQVSGWFVPLVILVALFAFGAWSIWGPEPRMSYGLIAAVSVLIIACPCALGLATPMSIMVGVGRGAQLGVLIKNAEALERLEKIDTLVIDKTGTLTEGRPRVTAIRPVAEITENELLRVAASLERASEHPLAHAIVKAASDRDLSLSEATDFNSPVGKGVTGRIGESAVVIGNRRFLEELAIDAGALDAVAEGLREDGATAIFVAVDGRPAGVIAIADPIKETTRDALQALVDEGISVVMLTGDNWTSARAVARRLGISEVEAEILPQDKSQVVTRLRQSGRVVAMAGDGVNDAPALAAADVGIAMGTGTDVAIESAGVTLLKGDLRGIVRGRRLSRATMRNIRENLFFAFIYNAAGVPVAAGGLYQVFGILLSPTIAAAAMALSSVSVVLNSLRLRRARIEPKRLPIMPPFPGIT; this is encoded by the coding sequence ATGGGGCACGAGCATCATCACCCTCGTCATCACTCAGACCCCGCCGAGCATAAGACGCATTCTGATCTGCGACCTTCGCATGCCTCTTCCAGCCAATCTGGCAAGGGTGACCAGAGCCCCACGCCTGCCGGAGAAGGCGCCATCTACACTTGTCCCATGCATCCGCAAATTCGCCAGGTCGGCCCCGGAAACTGCCCGATCTGCGGGATGACGCTCGAGCCCGTCATAGCCGCCGTAGAAGAGGGACGAAGCGCCGAGCTCATAGATATGACGCAGCGGTTCTGGGTTGGGTTGGCGTTGACGATTCCTGTCTTCCTGCTCGAGATGGGCGGCCACTTCTTCAATCTTCATGATTATATTTCGCCCGAAGAGTCCGGGTGGGTGCAGTTTGCCTTGGCGACACCGGTGGTCTTGTGGGCCGGTTGGCCATTTTTCGTCAGAGGCGCCAAGTCACTGCTCACTCGGCGCCTCAATATGTTCACCCTCATCGCCATGGGCACGGGCGTCGCGTGGACCTACAGCGTTATCGCAGCTTTTGTGCCCGCAATCTTTCCAGCGACGTTTCGCAGCGCCGAGGGCGCGGTTCCTCTCTATTTCGAGGCGGCGGCCGTCATCACCGTGCTCGTGCTCCTTGGACAAGTTCTTGAATTGCGCGCCCGCGAACAGACCGGGGGCGCTATCCGCGCTTTGCTTAACCTTGCGCCCGTCACAGCGAAGCGTGTTCGCGACGACGGCTCTGACGAGGAGGTCGCGCTGGATCAGGTCAGCGTGGGCGACCGCCTGCGTGTGCGTCCTGGAGAGAAGGTGCCGGTCGACGGGGCTCTTGTCGAGGGCCGAAGCTCGGTGGACGAGTCCATGGTGACGGGCGAGTCCATGCCGGTGACCAAGAGCGTTGGCGACACTGTCATCGGCGGCACGCTCAACCAGACTGGCGGCTTCATCATGAGAGCAGACAAGGTTGGCAGCGACACGATGCTTTCCCGCATCGTCGACATGGTCGCTTCCGCCCAGAGAAGCCGCGCGCCAATCCAGCGCCTCGCTGATCAGGTCTCCGGCTGGTTCGTCCCTCTTGTCATCCTCGTCGCGCTGTTTGCGTTTGGCGCCTGGTCGATCTGGGGGCCGGAGCCCCGCATGAGCTATGGGCTGATCGCAGCCGTCTCGGTTCTCATCATCGCCTGTCCCTGCGCCCTTGGCCTCGCGACTCCGATGTCGATCATGGTAGGCGTGGGGCGCGGCGCGCAATTGGGCGTCCTGATCAAGAACGCCGAGGCGCTCGAGCGGCTCGAGAAGATCGACACGCTCGTTATCGACAAGACCGGCACGCTGACAGAGGGCCGGCCTCGCGTAACGGCCATCCGGCCGGTCGCGGAAATAACAGAAAACGAACTTCTAAGAGTCGCGGCGAGCCTGGAGCGCGCAAGCGAGCATCCGCTTGCGCACGCGATCGTCAAGGCGGCCTCAGACCGTGACTTGAGCCTTTCAGAGGCGACGGACTTTAATTCGCCGGTCGGAAAGGGGGTGACAGGCCGGATCGGCGAGTCGGCGGTCGTCATTGGCAATCGGCGCTTCCTGGAGGAACTTGCGATCGACGCGGGAGCGCTCGACGCCGTCGCCGAAGGGCTAAGGGAGGATGGCGCGACGGCAATTTTCGTCGCCGTGGATGGCCGCCCGGCAGGCGTCATCGCGATCGCTGATCCGATCAAGGAGACGACCCGGGATGCGCTGCAGGCGCTGGTCGATGAAGGAATCTCGGTCGTCATGCTCACGGGCGACAATTGGACATCGGCGCGAGCTGTCGCGAGGCGCCTGGGCATTTCGGAGGTCGAGGCGGAAATCCTCCCGCAGGATAAGAGCCAGGTTGTCACCCGGCTGCGTCAATCTGGACGGGTCGTCGCGATGGCTGGAGATGGCGTGAATGACGCGCCGGCGTTAGCCGCGGCCGATGTGGGCATTGCCATGGGCACAGGCACCGACGTGGCGATCGAGAGCGCCGGCGTCACCTTGCTTAAGGGGGATTTGCGCGGCATCGTGCGAGGGCGTCGCCTATCGAGGGCGACCATGCGGAACATTAGAGAAAACCTGTTCTTCGCTTTTATCTACAATGCAGCCGGCGTGCCTGTCGCGGCAGGCGGGCTATACCAGGTCTTCGGCATTTTGCTGTCGCCGACAATTGCTGCGGCGGCCATGGCGTTGTCCTCCGTTAGCGTCGTCTTGAATTCACTGAGGCTCAGGCGGGCTCGGATCGAGCCCAAGCGTCTACCAATCATGCCGCCGTTCCCAGGCATCACCTGA
- a CDS encoding DUF6691 family protein, which yields MGGAVLVGFFAFQMVEKKEIPLTGCSAQPSSIRAVDRQMLVGATIFGLGWGLSGVCPGPAVFNLGLLDPQAVLFFVGMLAGIALEGLLPFLGAFDSLRRVEQDP from the coding sequence ATGGGAGGCGCCGTGTTGGTGGGGTTTTTTGCATTTCAGATGGTGGAAAAGAAGGAAATACCTCTAACTGGCTGTTCGGCGCAGCCGTCCTCAATTCGGGCGGTTGACCGACAGATGCTCGTGGGCGCAACGATTTTTGGGCTCGGCTGGGGCCTCTCGGGCGTCTGTCCCGGACCAGCGGTGTTCAACCTGGGACTTCTCGATCCTCAGGCCGTGTTGTTTTTCGTCGGGATGCTTGCGGGCATCGCTCTTGAAGGGCTCCTACCGTTCCTCGGCGCGTTCGACAGCCTCCGACGCGTCGAACAAGACCCATAG
- a CDS encoding DUF6691 family protein: MRILLTFVLGAVFGLGLYVSGMTDPGKVLSFLDIFGPLGPFARPGDGRRRVGGVFCISDGGKEGNTSNWLFGAAVLNSGG; encoded by the coding sequence ATGCGTATCCTTCTTACTTTCGTCCTCGGCGCCGTGTTCGGTCTGGGTCTTTACGTCAGCGGCATGACAGATCCAGGTAAGGTGCTGAGTTTTCTTGATATTTTCGGGCCTTTGGGACCCTTCGCTCGCCCTGGTGATGGGAGGCGCCGTGTTGGTGGGGTTTTTTGCATTTCAGATGGTGGAAAAGAAGGAAATACCTCTAACTGGCTGTTCGGCGCAGCCGTCCTCAATTCGGGCGGTTGA
- a CDS encoding YeeE/YedE family protein: protein MQIDWTHFSPLSALAGGALIGGSAGLTALLIGRVAGISGILSGLFPPRPGDVDWRIVFLFGLFASALLIGFFETPARPAFQIAYPLTGFAGFLVGFGSRLGGGCTSGHGVCGLSRLSLRSLVATCTFMGSAMTTVFVVRHVIG from the coding sequence GTGCAAATCGACTGGACGCATTTTTCGCCCTTGAGCGCGCTCGCAGGCGGCGCGCTGATCGGGGGATCTGCAGGGCTGACGGCGCTTCTCATTGGCCGAGTCGCAGGAATCAGCGGCATCCTCTCGGGGCTGTTTCCACCGCGCCCGGGTGACGTTGATTGGCGGATCGTCTTCCTCTTTGGCCTCTTCGCGTCGGCTCTTCTGATCGGGTTCTTCGAAACGCCAGCGCGACCAGCTTTCCAGATCGCTTACCCCTTGACCGGGTTTGCTGGCTTTCTGGTTGGCTTCGGTTCGCGCCTCGGCGGCGGTTGCACGAGCGGACATGGAGTCTGCGGCCTGTCCCGCCTCTCGCTGCGATCATTGGTCGCGACGTGCACTTTTATGGGATCAGCGATGACGACCGTTTTCGTCGTTCGGCACGTGATCGGGTAA
- a CDS encoding OmpP1/FadL family transporter, with protein sequence MIPFPRLAAFLLAAATLSTHAEATEGYFLEGYGAREKGVGGAGAADSRDPLALSINPAGLVDVNDQYTLGLTAFSPDRGYWASGPGFVAPGFVQSGRALFPIPNGGYSQRFNQTSAWGVAVYGNGGMNTTYSPNYVSEFFGSPMCGKTGVFCGRNAGVDLNQAYITAGYAQRFGNLSLGFAPVLAVQIFKARGLEVFAPFSMAPEQLTNHTYNWSVGAGVRAGLQYRVTDSLRVGVAGSSPIWMSPFENYKGLFANRGDFDIPANITAGVAYDILPTFTLLADWKHIFYSQVPSVGNWSTEQLPLGAIGGPGFGWRDINVIKVGAEYRGFEKLTLRLGYSYNNNPINPRDVTLNILAPAVTKHHISGGLSYFVTPSSSIDLAAVVSPQATVSGVERTPLGPNPMRTITLYLNSFEVTAGWTHRFDAASTTPVTARF encoded by the coding sequence ATGATCCCGTTTCCCCGCCTCGCCGCGTTCCTTCTGGCCGCCGCAACTCTGAGCACTCACGCCGAGGCCACCGAGGGCTATTTCTTGGAAGGCTATGGCGCGCGCGAAAAAGGCGTTGGCGGCGCCGGCGCCGCAGACTCGCGTGATCCTCTCGCGTTGTCGATCAATCCAGCCGGCCTCGTGGACGTGAATGATCAATATACGCTTGGCCTCACCGCCTTTTCGCCCGACCGAGGCTATTGGGCCTCAGGCCCGGGTTTTGTCGCGCCGGGCTTTGTCCAAAGCGGACGTGCCCTCTTTCCCATTCCGAACGGGGGTTATAGCCAGCGCTTCAACCAAACGTCAGCGTGGGGCGTCGCCGTATATGGCAACGGCGGCATGAACACGACCTACTCGCCGAACTATGTGAGCGAGTTTTTTGGCAGTCCGATGTGCGGCAAGACTGGCGTATTCTGTGGCCGCAATGCTGGCGTCGACCTAAATCAGGCCTACATTACCGCTGGCTACGCCCAACGTTTCGGAAATCTTTCCCTAGGTTTTGCGCCGGTGTTGGCCGTGCAAATCTTCAAAGCAAGAGGCTTGGAGGTCTTCGCGCCTTTTTCGATGGCGCCAGAACAACTCACCAACCATACCTACAACTGGTCTGTGGGGGCGGGGGTCCGCGCGGGCCTGCAATACCGCGTCACCGACAGTCTTAGGGTCGGCGTCGCCGGCTCCTCGCCCATCTGGATGTCGCCCTTTGAGAATTACAAAGGCTTGTTCGCCAATCGAGGCGACTTCGACATTCCCGCAAATATCACGGCGGGCGTTGCCTATGATATCCTGCCGACCTTCACCCTGCTGGCCGACTGGAAGCATATTTTCTATTCTCAGGTTCCCTCCGTCGGCAATTGGTCGACGGAACAATTGCCGCTTGGCGCCATCGGCGGTCCGGGATTTGGCTGGCGCGACATCAACGTGATCAAAGTCGGCGCGGAATATCGCGGGTTCGAGAAGCTCACTCTTCGACTAGGCTACAGCTACAACAACAATCCCATCAACCCGCGTGACGTCACGCTGAATATTCTTGCGCCCGCTGTGACGAAGCATCACATCAGTGGCGGCCTCAGTTATTTTGTGACGCCTTCGTCGTCGATTGATCTGGCCGCAGTCGTTTCGCCGCAGGCTACGGTGTCGGGTGTCGAGCGCACGCCGCTTGGACCCAATCCCATGCGGACGATCACGCTTTACCTCAACTCGTTCGAAGTCACGGCAGGATGGACGCACCGCTTCGATGCGGCGTCAACAACTCCTGTCACCGCAAGATTCTAA
- a CDS encoding OsmC family protein gives MSVTELVNTAKSIFSSNPDRAQARFRAHHDLTGPTEVTVKVGSGHRFSVDEPEALGGGNSAANPVEYALASLGSCQAISYRVWASQLGLELEKVEVEIEGDIDLRGFFGVDETVRPGLNAVRMRVRLTGPEPDARYEELAAAVDAHCPVLDLFRNPVSVERELA, from the coding sequence ATGTCCGTCACTGAGCTCGTCAACACCGCCAAGTCGATCTTCTCATCCAACCCGGATCGAGCCCAAGCGAGATTCAGAGCGCATCATGACCTTACAGGACCGACGGAAGTAACTGTCAAGGTAGGCTCAGGCCACCGTTTTTCAGTCGACGAACCTGAAGCCTTGGGCGGCGGCAACTCGGCAGCCAATCCTGTGGAGTACGCCTTGGCTTCGCTCGGTTCCTGCCAGGCGATCAGCTACAGGGTTTGGGCTTCGCAACTTGGACTCGAGCTCGAAAAGGTCGAGGTGGAAATCGAGGGTGATATCGACCTGCGGGGGTTCTTTGGCGTCGATGAAACTGTTCGACCCGGTCTCAACGCCGTTCGCATGCGAGTGCGCTTAACGGGACCTGAACCCGATGCTCGGTATGAGGAACTTGCAGCGGCCGTCGACGCCCATTGCCCGGTGCTCGATCTCTTTCGCAACCCAGTCTCCGTTGAGCGAGAATTGGCGTAG
- a CDS encoding FixH family protein has translation MSTFISRGLAGSLLVLGLFAAPTAARAAIGDYEFKLVSEQAKKGQTVVDVRLIHKPHAKPVPDAVVFAMRLDMAPDDMEAMTGAIEQVESSEPGVYRFRVALTDEGRWRISLAAKVQGEAETLQGRLVLKATP, from the coding sequence ATGAGCACTTTCATTTCGCGAGGACTCGCTGGGTCCTTGCTCGTCCTGGGGCTTTTTGCGGCGCCGACAGCGGCGCGAGCCGCAATCGGCGACTACGAGTTTAAGCTTGTCAGTGAGCAGGCCAAAAAGGGACAGACCGTCGTCGACGTCCGGCTGATCCACAAGCCTCATGCGAAACCAGTTCCTGACGCCGTCGTCTTCGCCATGCGTCTCGACATGGCGCCAGACGACATGGAGGCAATGACCGGCGCGATCGAGCAGGTCGAAAGCTCGGAGCCTGGCGTCTACCGGTTCAGGGTCGCGCTGACTGACGAGGGGCGTTGGCGTATCTCGCTCGCGGCGAAGGTCCAGGGGGAGGCTGAGACGCTGCAAGGCCGCTTGGTGCTGAAGGCGACGCCATGA
- a CDS encoding TolC family protein translates to MTLRRLGLSLLVLAAAAAPAGAGERAAAPGANVESVVGFATRLSPELAASILDADAAAHRVGAAGVQPDPTFTLQAWDVNSKGVGQPWIGQRWIGLEQTVRLWGKTDLEKGVAAAEADAARHGSHAVELDLVARVKTVYAQYNAAHRAVELAISLRQRLEEVAELLRLRYGASSVNQQEVIKAELEAANAAADVVRREGEEKSAVARLNALIGRQAQAPLAAPKGFPALKARLTLASVQEMARSYNPQLAATHARVRSATGTKELTDLNYYPDVTVGATYVQRPVGQDSGQFLIGFKVPLQYEAKDAEQRVASASLGAAEARNDALRIRLDGEVAEAWFRLEAIRKALKIFEHRQLPPARLSVETAQKGFDAGAADLATLLETERRLRAVELELLALRVEEQSRFADLERLAGGSL, encoded by the coding sequence ATGACGTTGCGCCGGCTGGGCTTATCGCTGTTGGTCTTGGCCGCCGCGGCGGCGCCGGCGGGCGCCGGCGAGCGGGCGGCCGCGCCGGGCGCAAACGTCGAAAGCGTCGTGGGATTTGCAACGCGGCTGAGCCCGGAGCTGGCGGCGTCGATCCTTGACGCGGATGCGGCGGCGCATCGCGTGGGCGCGGCCGGCGTCCAGCCGGACCCCACCTTCACCCTCCAGGCCTGGGACGTGAACAGCAAAGGCGTAGGCCAGCCCTGGATCGGCCAGCGCTGGATCGGGCTCGAGCAAACCGTCCGCTTGTGGGGAAAGACCGATCTGGAGAAAGGCGTCGCCGCGGCGGAGGCCGATGCGGCTCGGCATGGGAGTCATGCCGTCGAGCTCGATCTTGTCGCCCGCGTCAAGACGGTTTACGCGCAATACAACGCGGCGCATCGCGCCGTCGAGCTTGCAATATCGCTTCGGCAGCGGCTCGAGGAGGTTGCCGAGCTTTTACGCCTGCGTTACGGCGCAAGCTCGGTTAACCAACAGGAGGTTATCAAGGCCGAGCTCGAGGCGGCCAACGCCGCGGCCGACGTGGTGCGCCGCGAGGGCGAGGAAAAGTCTGCGGTCGCCCGGTTGAACGCTTTGATCGGTCGCCAAGCGCAGGCGCCGCTCGCCGCGCCAAAAGGCTTCCCGGCTTTGAAGGCTCGGCTGACGCTCGCGAGCGTGCAGGAGATGGCGCGATCTTACAACCCGCAACTCGCCGCTACGCATGCGCGAGTGCGTTCGGCCACAGGAACGAAAGAGCTAACGGATCTCAATTACTACCCCGACGTCACTGTCGGAGCGACCTATGTGCAGCGGCCCGTGGGCCAGGACAGCGGCCAATTCCTGATCGGCTTCAAAGTGCCCCTGCAATACGAGGCGAAGGACGCCGAGCAACGCGTTGCGAGCGCCAGCCTCGGCGCAGCGGAGGCGCGCAATGACGCGCTTCGTATTCGCCTCGACGGCGAGGTCGCCGAAGCCTGGTTTCGCCTGGAGGCGATCCGTAAGGCGTTGAAGATTTTCGAGCATCGGCAGCTCCCGCCCGCGCGTCTATCTGTTGAAACCGCCCAAAAGGGATTCGACGCCGGCGCCGCCGACCTCGCGACGCTCCTCGAAACTGAACGGCGTCTACGCGCGGTTGAATTGGAGCTCCTCGCGCTCAGAGTCGAGGAGCAGAGCAGATTCGCCGACCTCGAGCGCTTAGCCGGAGGCTCGCTGTGA
- a CDS encoding efflux RND transporter periplasmic adaptor subunit, which translates to MTRRGMVFLSVLTAAAAGVAWLLEGRFSWVAPPSMHAPPAQSNRPSATNPIIYYRDPDNRPFYSSTPRKAANGKEFVAVRASEDVSFEDKPAPTPSKTGEARRVRYYRNPMGLPDTSPVPKKDPMGMDYVPVFEDEGEDNSTVTVSPGKLQKTGVRSEPVERRTMSVPVRAAGRIEFDPRRVSVVSLRFEAFIESVGKFAEGDYVHKGEPLMRVYGPDLSSAAAEYVAVLNSGRGGRERLEGAKRRLANLGLDENAIAAIARSRRVPRVILWPAPQDGHIFERSALNGMRAAPGDALFRIVDHSLVWVLADFPERDVAMIAPGQKAEVRARAYPDRAFKGEVALIYPHLNAETRTARVRIELPNPEGLLRGDMYADVEIAAAGNEKVLTAPESAIIDTGKRQVAIVDKGEGRFEPREVKIGRRGDGLVEIEAGLGEKDRVVTTANFLIDAESNLKAALRALDQGEGGK; encoded by the coding sequence ATGACGCGGCGCGGCATGGTTTTCCTCAGTGTTTTGACGGCCGCCGCCGCCGGCGTCGCTTGGCTGCTCGAAGGACGGTTCAGCTGGGTTGCGCCACCCTCAATGCACGCGCCGCCAGCTCAGTCGAACCGACCGTCTGCGACCAACCCGATCATTTACTATCGCGACCCCGATAATCGCCCATTTTACTCCTCCACCCCCCGAAAAGCGGCGAACGGGAAAGAATTTGTGGCTGTGCGCGCCAGCGAAGACGTGAGTTTCGAAGACAAACCGGCTCCGACGCCTTCGAAGACCGGCGAAGCGAGACGCGTCCGCTACTACCGCAATCCCATGGGCCTGCCCGACACCTCGCCCGTTCCCAAGAAGGACCCAATGGGCATGGATTACGTCCCTGTTTTCGAGGATGAGGGCGAGGACAATTCGACCGTGACGGTCAGCCCCGGAAAACTGCAAAAGACGGGCGTCCGCTCTGAGCCTGTCGAACGTCGGACGATGAGCGTTCCCGTCCGCGCCGCAGGTCGGATCGAATTCGATCCACGCCGCGTTTCAGTCGTTTCCCTGCGTTTTGAAGCCTTCATCGAATCGGTCGGGAAATTCGCGGAAGGCGATTACGTCCATAAGGGCGAGCCGCTCATGCGCGTTTATGGCCCCGATCTTTCGAGCGCGGCGGCGGAGTATGTCGCCGTGCTCAACTCGGGGCGCGGCGGCCGGGAGCGCCTCGAGGGGGCCAAGCGCCGCCTCGCCAATCTTGGCCTCGACGAGAACGCCATCGCTGCGATCGCACGGTCGCGGCGCGTTCCGCGCGTCATTCTCTGGCCGGCGCCGCAAGACGGCCACATCTTCGAGCGGTCGGCGCTCAATGGCATGCGCGCGGCGCCGGGCGACGCGTTGTTTCGCATCGTGGATCATTCGTTGGTCTGGGTTCTGGCTGACTTTCCGGAACGAGACGTCGCTATGATTGCGCCCGGACAAAAGGCGGAGGTTCGGGCAAGGGCTTATCCCGATCGCGCCTTCAAAGGCGAGGTCGCGCTCATCTATCCGCATCTCAACGCTGAAACGCGCACGGCGCGCGTGAGGATCGAATTGCCGAATCCCGAAGGACTGCTGCGCGGCGACATGTACGCCGATGTCGAAATCGCCGCCGCCGGAAACGAAAAGGTCTTGACCGCTCCCGAGAGCGCCATCATCGACACCGGCAAGCGGCAAGTGGCGATCGTCGACAAGGGCGAGGGCCGTTTCGAGCCGCGCGAGGTGAAGATTGGCCGGCGCGGAGACGGCCTCGTCGAGATCGAGGCGGGGCTCGGCGAGAAGGACCGGGTCGTCACGACCGCCAATTTCCTCATCGACGCCGAAAGCAATCTCAAAGCCGCCTTGCGGGCCCTCGACCAAGGGGAGGGCGGCAAGTGA